One genomic window of Luteitalea pratensis includes the following:
- a CDS encoding YtxH domain-containing protein, producing MKIIRNIIVVLALSAVAVATSACPEKGPAEKAGEKVDKAVDKTKDAAKDVAKDVKK from the coding sequence ATGAAGATCATCCGCAACATCATCGTCGTCCTTGCTCTGTCAGCGGTCGCGGTCGCTACCAGTGCGTGTCCGGAAAAGGGCCCAGCTGAGAAGGCTGGAGAGAAGGTCGACAAGGCCGTCGACAAGACAAAGGACGCAGCGAAGGACGTCGCAAAAGACGTGAAGAAGTAG
- a CDS encoding protein kinase domain-containing protein: protein MSLTSGHRLGPYEILTPLGAGGMGEVYRGRDSRLDREVAIKVLPADRMADPARRWAFVQEAKAASALNHPHIVTIHEIESVITRLTSEHDTGAGSFSPDGTQIAYASTGEDGTNWDIRTRILGAPEVRRLTTDPASEQFPAWSPRRHTDRVCALRAGGVVWGSPGRSTPLRCT from the coding sequence GTGTCGCTGACATCAGGGCATCGACTAGGCCCGTACGAGATCCTGACGCCGCTGGGCGCGGGCGGGATGGGCGAGGTCTACCGCGGCCGCGACTCTCGCCTCGATCGAGAGGTGGCCATCAAGGTCCTGCCCGCGGATCGAATGGCCGACCCCGCTCGACGATGGGCGTTCGTACAGGAAGCCAAGGCCGCCTCCGCGCTCAACCACCCGCACATCGTCACCATCCACGAGATTGAGTCCGTGATCACGCGGCTCACGTCCGAGCACGACACCGGAGCCGGGAGCTTCTCGCCTGACGGCACGCAGATCGCGTACGCCTCGACGGGCGAGGACGGCACGAACTGGGATATCCGGACGAGAATCCTCGGTGCCCCGGAGGTTCGTCGTCTGACGACCGATCCGGCTAGCGAGCAGTTTCCCGCGTGGTCGCCCAGACGGCACACAGATCGCGTTTGTGCGTTACGAGCTGGGGGCGTCGTATGGGGGAGCCCTGGACGGTCCACCCCGCTACGGTGCACGTGA
- a CDS encoding tetratricopeptide repeat protein, which produces MARWRQMICGHGTTVGVLLLLCARGVALAQPASDREVLADARKLAAAGQYGAARAMLEPLTRSQAAAGHAHLLLGAVDEQEGRLSDAIAHYREAVDRLPRDAAALDRLGFALGRSGQTEEALATFERAIAADPGNFDAQYHLGATRWWVKQPQRAVEPLAEAVRLQPDHAEARYYLGRALRQSGRGAEALTHLERAAALRPTLAPAHAQLGVARQSLGDVEGAITAYRRSLALDPAQPDISNSLALALVQQGDWREAEDLWSVLARDAAMRDTARLNLGMSQLQRGDLTAAVATYRAMLVDTPTSAEAFYNLGMALKQQDDFDEAERALRKACALDVTMREAPFTLGVLLWQTGRAAQAAEWFDKALTIDPAFADAHYMRGLVLQERGDLPAAIDALRAAINLRPSSADAHLSLARALQQHGDHDAAAAAVATATQLSQLKADAQASTFAVGAGRERLRASDLDGAIVQFREAIRLAADNPQAHYQLALALRARGEIRDAQRHFDEASRLAPYLKPPPDM; this is translated from the coding sequence ATGGCGCGATGGCGGCAGATGATCTGCGGCCACGGAACGACGGTTGGCGTGCTACTCCTGCTGTGCGCACGCGGAGTCGCGCTCGCACAGCCCGCGTCCGATCGCGAGGTCCTGGCGGACGCTCGTAAGCTGGCAGCGGCAGGTCAGTATGGGGCCGCGCGCGCCATGCTCGAGCCCCTGACGAGGAGCCAGGCCGCAGCTGGGCATGCCCACCTTCTTCTCGGAGCCGTCGACGAACAGGAGGGACGGCTCTCGGACGCCATCGCGCACTACCGCGAAGCCGTCGACCGACTCCCCCGCGACGCAGCCGCCCTCGACCGGCTGGGCTTCGCGCTTGGGCGCAGTGGCCAGACAGAAGAGGCGCTGGCCACATTCGAACGTGCCATCGCGGCGGATCCGGGAAACTTCGACGCGCAGTATCACCTCGGAGCCACCCGCTGGTGGGTCAAGCAGCCTCAGCGTGCCGTCGAACCCCTCGCGGAGGCCGTGCGTCTGCAGCCGGATCATGCGGAGGCCCGCTACTATCTCGGCCGTGCGTTACGCCAGTCGGGTCGGGGTGCCGAGGCACTGACGCATCTGGAGCGCGCTGCCGCATTGCGTCCAACGCTGGCGCCGGCGCATGCGCAGCTCGGTGTGGCACGGCAGTCGCTGGGTGATGTCGAAGGTGCCATCACGGCGTACAGGCGGTCACTCGCGCTCGATCCGGCCCAACCGGACATCAGCAACAGCCTGGCGCTGGCGCTTGTTCAGCAAGGCGACTGGCGCGAGGCAGAGGACTTGTGGTCCGTGCTGGCTCGCGACGCGGCGATGCGGGACACGGCGCGGCTCAACCTCGGCATGTCGCAGTTGCAGAGGGGCGACCTGACCGCAGCCGTGGCGACCTACCGGGCGATGCTCGTGGACACCCCCACCAGCGCCGAGGCCTTCTACAACCTGGGCATGGCGTTGAAGCAGCAAGACGACTTCGACGAGGCCGAGCGGGCGCTGCGCAAGGCGTGCGCGCTGGACGTGACCATGCGCGAGGCGCCGTTCACGCTCGGCGTCCTGCTGTGGCAGACGGGCCGCGCCGCGCAAGCGGCCGAGTGGTTCGACAAGGCGCTGACGATCGACCCGGCCTTCGCTGACGCCCACTATATGCGCGGCCTGGTACTGCAGGAGCGTGGCGACCTGCCGGCGGCCATCGACGCACTGCGTGCGGCCATCAATTTGCGCCCCTCGTCGGCCGACGCCCACTTGAGCCTGGCCCGCGCGCTCCAGCAGCACGGCGATCACGACGCCGCCGCCGCGGCCGTGGCCACCGCCACGCAGCTCTCACAACTCAAGGCCGATGCACAGGCCTCGACATTCGCCGTCGGAGCGGGGCGCGAACGCTTGCGCGCCAGCGATCTCGACGGCGCCATCGTGCAGTTCCGCGAGGCCATACGCCTCGCGGCCGACAACCCCCAGGCGCATTACCAGTTGGCGCTCGCCCTGCGCGCGCGCGGCGAGATCCGCGACGCGCAGCGACATTTCGACGAAGCGTCGCGGCTGGCCCCGTACCTCAAGCCGCCTCCGGACATGTAA
- a CDS encoding PD40 domain-containing protein — protein sequence MATGEARAITRPDPPTFHLAPTFSADGRAVAYASCQRLDLCDVYVVQLDADLKPSATTGLLVRQPVPITGTAWTRDGRWIVYANFAWSEELNTLWRVRVTAHDAPEGIEFGGRAQFQSVATGVDRLAFVRHHQDADVYRLLPGNAPSAIVKSTRVEFHPRYSPDGLQLAFESGGRVAVAKSGSRTPMARVLCN from the coding sequence ATGGCGACGGGTGAAGCTCGCGCCATCACGCGCCCCGACCCGCCCACGTTCCACCTGGCGCCCACGTTTTCAGCCGACGGACGAGCCGTGGCCTATGCATCGTGCCAGAGACTCGACCTCTGCGACGTCTACGTCGTGCAGCTCGACGCCGACCTGAAACCGAGCGCGACGACGGGCCTACTCGTTCGGCAGCCCGTGCCGATCACGGGAACCGCCTGGACACGCGATGGCCGCTGGATCGTCTACGCCAACTTTGCATGGTCGGAAGAGCTCAACACGTTGTGGCGGGTCCGGGTGACGGCACACGACGCACCAGAGGGCATCGAGTTCGGGGGACGTGCACAGTTCCAGTCGGTGGCCACAGGTGTCGATCGGCTGGCGTTCGTCCGCCACCACCAGGACGCCGACGTGTATCGACTCCTGCCAGGGAACGCCCCGAGCGCGATCGTGAAGTCGACGAGGGTGGAGTTTCATCCGCGCTATTCACCGGACGGCCTGCAGCTCGCTTTCGAGTCCGGGGGCCGGGTGGCGGTAGCGAAATCTGGCTCGCGGACGCCGATGGCTCGAGTCCTGTGCAACTGA
- a CDS encoding OmpA family protein translates to MWLRVRSLSAVAVALTLSSVHVESRDVPKSADHPLIKRYEGSTIVRYSQRDFDEYKLPVGAVVGQGDKAHLPKVLILEGRVTRLTYLVPVGRSALEVIRNYQQELKRAGFTTLFAGDHAALGEGKYDSAFAVAGYQDLELPSVSRTHFNMLVAQDDRYLAAKLARPEGDVHVALYAAAIGEGWGKFLYADPPSRGKTAADGQVIAQLDIVEAKPMETNMVTVSAGEMAKGIATAGSVALYGILFDFNSATVKPESMPTLEEIAKLLKGDPALRLLVVGHTDNVGAFDFNKDLSQRRAAAVVQTLTSKFAADPKRLTPFGVSFASPVASNKTEDGRAKNRRVQLVEDVAAAVR, encoded by the coding sequence ATGTGGCTTCGCGTGCGCTCGCTGTCGGCTGTCGCGGTGGCCCTGACGCTCTCCAGCGTTCACGTCGAGTCGCGCGACGTGCCGAAGAGCGCGGATCACCCGCTGATCAAGCGATACGAAGGTTCGACGATCGTGCGTTACTCGCAGAGAGATTTCGACGAGTACAAACTGCCGGTCGGCGCCGTCGTCGGCCAAGGCGACAAAGCGCATTTGCCGAAAGTGCTGATACTCGAAGGCCGCGTCACGCGGTTGACATACCTCGTTCCCGTCGGCCGATCGGCACTCGAGGTGATTCGAAATTACCAGCAGGAACTGAAGCGGGCAGGCTTCACCACTCTCTTTGCCGGCGATCATGCTGCGCTCGGAGAGGGGAAGTACGACTCGGCCTTCGCCGTCGCCGGCTATCAAGACCTCGAGCTGCCGTCCGTCAGCAGGACCCACTTCAACATGCTCGTGGCGCAGGACGACCGCTATCTTGCCGCCAAGCTGGCGCGCCCCGAGGGTGACGTGCACGTTGCACTCTATGCGGCGGCGATCGGAGAAGGCTGGGGCAAGTTCCTTTACGCCGATCCGCCGAGCAGGGGCAAGACGGCGGCCGACGGCCAGGTCATCGCGCAGCTCGACATCGTCGAAGCGAAGCCGATGGAAACCAACATGGTGACGGTCTCTGCTGGTGAGATGGCGAAAGGCATCGCGACGGCCGGCAGCGTCGCTCTCTATGGCATCCTGTTCGACTTCAACAGCGCGACGGTCAAGCCCGAATCGATGCCGACGCTCGAAGAGATCGCCAAGCTCCTCAAGGGCGACCCGGCGCTGCGCCTCCTCGTCGTCGGTCACACCGACAACGTGGGGGCATTCGACTTCAACAAGGATCTGTCGCAGCGTCGTGCCGCGGCGGTGGTGCAGACCTTGACATCGAAGTTCGCCGCGGACCCCAAGCGGCTCACACCGTTCGGCGTCTCGTTCGCGAGTCCCGTCGCGTCCAACAAGACGGAAGACGGTCGCGCCAAGAATCGCCGAGTGCAGCTCGTCGAAGACGTCGCCGCGGCCGTCCGGTAG
- a CDS encoding sugar phosphate isomerase/epimerase family protein produces the protein MIPPYAIGVCSWSLQVTSVPELRGFLNELGVNVIQMACGDPHHASWNEGDDLPAAALAAGFDIHAAMVGFPGEDYRTPQTIKETGGFGDPATRAARLETLKWALVRTTALGVDRLTMHGGFIPDPDDDGRKAFLDTLGEASALAKAHRVTLGLETGQETAGLLRRTLDDLKCDNVKVNFDPANMLLYDMGDPISAVEILGPDIATVHCKDAFRPTTPGDWGQEVPLGEGAVNMALFIETLKKVGYVGPLVIEREVGNQPERLADCAHGIRVLRDILEG, from the coding sequence ATGATCCCACCCTATGCCATCGGTGTGTGCAGTTGGTCGTTGCAAGTCACGAGCGTGCCTGAGCTACGCGGTTTCCTGAACGAGCTCGGCGTGAACGTGATCCAGATGGCCTGCGGAGATCCGCACCACGCGTCGTGGAACGAGGGCGACGACCTGCCGGCGGCGGCGCTCGCCGCCGGCTTCGACATCCACGCGGCGATGGTCGGGTTCCCGGGCGAGGATTACAGGACGCCGCAGACGATCAAGGAGACAGGCGGCTTCGGCGATCCGGCGACGCGTGCGGCGCGGCTCGAGACACTGAAGTGGGCGCTGGTGCGCACGACCGCGCTGGGTGTCGACCGCCTGACGATGCACGGCGGCTTCATCCCCGACCCCGACGACGATGGGCGGAAGGCCTTCCTTGACACGCTCGGCGAGGCCTCGGCGCTCGCGAAGGCGCACAGGGTCACCCTCGGCCTCGAGACTGGCCAGGAGACGGCTGGCCTGCTGCGTCGCACGCTTGACGACCTGAAGTGCGACAACGTGAAGGTCAACTTCGACCCCGCCAACATGCTGCTCTACGACATGGGCGATCCGATCAGTGCCGTCGAGATCCTCGGACCCGACATCGCGACCGTCCACTGCAAGGACGCCTTTCGCCCGACGACGCCAGGGGACTGGGGCCAGGAGGTGCCGCTCGGCGAGGGCGCCGTGAACATGGCGCTGTTCATCGAGACGCTGAAGAAGGTGGGCTACGTCGGGCCGCTCGTGATCGAGCGCGAGGTGGGCAACCAGCCGGAGCGGCTCGCCGACTGCGCGCACGGGATCCGCGTCCTGCGCGACATCCTCGAGGGGTAG
- a CDS encoding YfcC family protein — protein MSPMLSRIPHPLVMLLACVFAAAVLTHVVRAGEFERRDDPATGRRAVVAGSFHPLPQSPVGPFAALMALPQGMTEAAAVIFLIFLVGGAFSVVEHTGAFNQGVVWLVKVLGDRTDLVVPICCVTFAACGAVEGMWEEIVPLVPVLLLLVRRAGYDPITAVAMSIGAAAVGVAFSPINPFSVGIAQKVAQLPLLSGLEFRMAVLVAGLVIWTWWTMRHAKGMRTAPEVAFRETTVPLDWRQAAILLMVGATFAVYVFGAVRYDWGFNELGALFFGMGVVAGLLAGLGIDGTARAFVEGFRSMAFAATLIGFARAIFVVLDKGKIVDTVINGMVTPLADLPAVVFALGMTVVQAAISIAIPSTSGRAVLTMPILVPMSDLLGVSRQVTVLAYQFGAGVINHILPTDGTLMAVLALAGVRFDRWFRFAAPACAMLFVLGLLAIAVAVVTGLR, from the coding sequence ATGTCCCCGATGCTCTCCCGCATTCCGCATCCCCTCGTTATGCTCCTCGCCTGCGTCTTTGCCGCCGCTGTGCTCACGCATGTCGTGCGAGCCGGCGAGTTCGAGCGACGAGATGATCCGGCTACAGGACGGCGGGCCGTCGTTGCTGGCTCGTTTCACCCTCTTCCGCAAAGCCCGGTTGGACCGTTCGCAGCGTTGATGGCCTTGCCGCAGGGGATGACCGAGGCGGCGGCAGTGATCTTTCTCATCTTCCTCGTCGGCGGCGCGTTCAGCGTCGTCGAACATACCGGCGCATTCAACCAGGGCGTGGTTTGGCTGGTGAAGGTGCTGGGTGATCGCACAGATCTAGTCGTCCCGATCTGCTGCGTGACGTTCGCCGCCTGCGGAGCGGTGGAAGGCATGTGGGAAGAGATCGTCCCGCTGGTGCCGGTGCTGCTGCTCCTGGTCCGTCGCGCCGGGTACGATCCGATTACGGCCGTGGCCATGAGCATCGGCGCGGCGGCCGTCGGCGTCGCGTTCAGCCCGATCAATCCGTTCAGTGTTGGCATCGCGCAGAAAGTGGCGCAGCTGCCGCTGCTGTCGGGCCTCGAGTTCCGCATGGCGGTCCTCGTAGCGGGACTCGTGATCTGGACGTGGTGGACGATGCGGCATGCGAAAGGCATGCGGACGGCGCCGGAGGTCGCATTCCGGGAGACGACAGTTCCGCTCGACTGGCGCCAGGCGGCGATCCTGCTGATGGTCGGGGCGACGTTCGCCGTCTACGTGTTCGGGGCGGTGCGCTACGACTGGGGATTCAATGAGCTCGGAGCCCTGTTCTTCGGAATGGGCGTGGTCGCCGGCTTGCTCGCCGGGCTCGGTATCGACGGCACGGCTCGCGCATTCGTCGAAGGCTTCCGCTCGATGGCCTTTGCCGCGACGCTGATCGGTTTCGCACGCGCAATCTTCGTGGTGCTCGACAAGGGCAAGATCGTCGATACGGTCATCAATGGGATGGTGACACCGCTCGCGGACCTGCCGGCGGTTGTGTTCGCGCTCGGGATGACGGTGGTGCAGGCCGCGATCTCCATTGCCATCCCCAGTACATCCGGCCGTGCGGTGCTGACCATGCCGATTCTTGTGCCGATGTCGGATCTTCTTGGTGTCTCGAGGCAGGTGACCGTGCTCGCGTATCAGTTCGGTGCTGGCGTCATCAACCACATCCTCCCGACCGACGGCACACTGATGGCGGTCCTTGCACTGGCGGGCGTCCGCTTCGATCGCTGGTTTCGTTTTGCGGCGCCAGCGTGCGCGATGCTGTTCGTCCTGGGCCTGCTCGCAATTGCCGTGGCCGTGGTGACGGGGCTGCGCTAG
- a CDS encoding kelch repeat-containing protein, which yields MAKLLWTQKQDIGPRPRYAHAMAYDAARRRVLLFGGDSLAGHLFNDTWDWDGSDWTQVEDLGPGPRGGHSMAYDSIRNRTVLFGGNSGGADLNDTWEWDGSAWTQMQNAGPAARAFHATAFDAARGRVVLFGGQPSGGGAPLEDTWEWDGEDWSQVEDSGPPPRSGHVMTYDRVRHRTVLFGGAGTGAAFSDTWEWDGTSWRHVEDVGPRGAVGAAMVFRSKVSTLFGGITTSAGSAPRELFGLTWEWNGTHWTARQDMGVGPRLGHAMAFDSGRGCVVLFGGVTVPPESTGAATSVKGDTWEHADVTSPGGPGGGGPVTGILGSVTAAPDPVMRGGSLTVTVSLAGPLTTPVVAVVDCLGVRQLMIPPMLLTGSTQFPVPQVLPMPVPASLPITATGPDGVSVSTTVTVV from the coding sequence ATGGCCAAGCTGTTGTGGACGCAGAAGCAGGATATCGGCCCGAGGCCGCGGTACGCGCACGCCATGGCCTACGATGCGGCCCGCCGGCGGGTACTGTTGTTTGGCGGTGATTCGCTCGCCGGTCACCTGTTCAACGACACCTGGGACTGGGACGGATCGGACTGGACGCAGGTCGAGGACCTGGGGCCGGGACCGCGCGGCGGCCACTCGATGGCGTACGACTCCATACGCAATCGGACCGTGCTCTTCGGCGGTAATTCAGGCGGCGCCGACCTGAACGACACCTGGGAGTGGGACGGCAGCGCCTGGACCCAGATGCAGAACGCCGGTCCAGCTGCGCGCGCCTTCCACGCAACAGCGTTCGATGCCGCTCGCGGCCGCGTCGTTCTCTTCGGCGGTCAGCCGTCAGGTGGTGGCGCGCCGTTAGAAGACACGTGGGAATGGGACGGCGAGGACTGGTCGCAGGTCGAAGACTCCGGTCCTCCACCGCGGAGTGGCCACGTTATGACTTACGACCGGGTTCGACACCGCACGGTGCTGTTCGGCGGCGCAGGAACCGGTGCGGCGTTCTCGGACACGTGGGAATGGGACGGGACCTCATGGCGTCACGTCGAAGACGTCGGACCGCGCGGCGCCGTCGGCGCCGCCATGGTGTTTCGAAGCAAGGTATCGACCCTGTTCGGTGGCATCACCACGTCTGCGGGCTCGGCACCCCGCGAGCTGTTCGGCCTCACCTGGGAATGGAACGGCACCCATTGGACGGCGCGACAGGATATGGGGGTGGGGCCCCGACTCGGTCACGCGATGGCGTTCGATAGTGGGCGCGGGTGCGTCGTGCTCTTTGGTGGCGTCACCGTGCCGCCCGAGAGCACGGGGGCGGCAACCTCGGTGAAAGGCGACACCTGGGAACACGCCGACGTCACGAGCCCAGGCGGGCCCGGCGGCGGTGGTCCTGTGACCGGTATCCTTGGCTCGGTGACGGCCGCGCCGGACCCGGTGATGCGAGGCGGTAGTCTCACCGTCACGGTCAGTCTGGCGGGGCCGCTTACCACTCCCGTCGTCGCGGTCGTCGACTGCCTGGGAGTCAGGCAGCTGATGATCCCGCCGATGCTGTTGACCGGGTCGACGCAGTTTCCGGTTCCGCAGGTGCTGCCGATGCCCGTGCCTGCATCCCTGCCGATTACGGCCACCGGGCCCGACGGCGTGTCAGTGTCGACGACGGTCACCGTCGTGTAG
- a CDS encoding formylglycine-generating enzyme family protein: MALDEVFARIPEGWFEMGSDEGPAEERPVHRVWVEAFDFAVYPVTCVAYALFLRASGHAPPRDWTLLSTIPDRPVVGVSWFDCQAYCRWRASEGSPVRLPSEAEWERAARGGIDGQMYPWGNAIPAWIPEGGRGPLEAPWPVTLGEPNPFGLFGIAANVHEWCADWYASDYYRVSASDQPAGPEDGVRRASRGGSWRHAVTMSRCAARSRLDPSYRYTDYGFRVARQR, translated from the coding sequence ATGGCCCTCGACGAGGTCTTCGCTCGCATCCCCGAAGGCTGGTTTGAGATGGGCAGCGACGAGGGCCCCGCCGAGGAGCGACCGGTGCACCGGGTGTGGGTCGAGGCGTTCGACTTCGCGGTGTACCCGGTGACCTGCGTTGCCTACGCGCTGTTTCTGCGCGCCAGCGGCCACGCCCCCCCGCGCGACTGGACGCTCTTGTCCACGATTCCCGATCGTCCCGTGGTCGGCGTGAGCTGGTTCGACTGCCAGGCCTACTGCCGGTGGCGTGCGTCCGAAGGCTCGCCGGTGCGGCTGCCGTCCGAAGCGGAATGGGAGCGCGCCGCGCGGGGCGGGATCGATGGGCAGATGTATCCGTGGGGCAACGCGATCCCCGCGTGGATCCCGGAGGGCGGCCGCGGCCCGCTGGAGGCACCGTGGCCGGTCACGCTGGGAGAGCCGAATCCGTTCGGGCTGTTCGGCATCGCCGCGAACGTGCACGAGTGGTGCGCGGACTGGTACGCGTCCGATTACTATCGCGTCTCCGCCTCCGACCAGCCAGCCGGGCCGGAGGACGGTGTCCGCCGCGCATCGCGAGGCGGGTCATGGCGGCACGCGGTCACCATGAGCCGCTGCGCCGCGCGGAGCCGGCTCGATCCGTCCTACCGGTATACGGATTACGGCTTCCGTGTCGCTCGGCAGCGGTAG
- a CDS encoding PD40 domain-containing protein, with amino-acid sequence MTDPLAPSSSQPGGRLDSWKEIARYLSRDESTVQRWEKRESMPVHRHQHDKRGSVYAYPAELDTWWQGRRQQLEPQTVSSEETAPEVPSGVPSADFAPEPANRRRRWWVGIAASLVVLPATFLALTWLPRRSEPAADPSRALLRLTSTSGVNIDPALSADGSLLAYASDRGGSGDLDIWVQPTREERPSRVTSTSGDELEPSFSPDGSSIAFSRGEGAGLYIVAVAGGEPRLLVSAVSARTPRFSPDGRWVTYWTGPPVWVSIGAMTVTRSTGLFVIPASGGPSRALAPEFPHARFGTWSPDGEKILFLGVRDRDPNQSSLDWYLVGVNGGEPIRTGALEVLRTGGLKGVPIPGGWSRDGSVIFANYDEGASNVWQVPISPDTGRVAGEPARLTFGTAIERSPTVNASGHVFFTSVAENVDVWRLPLDVNTGLAKGAIERVTDNAASDRLINMSDDGGTMAFLSSRTGQDQIWVRDIDTGRERQLTSATARAGRINREGSTVAAARPVSDRPRIDLIPSQGGPGSTLCDDCSPGDWSPDGARLVVQRGTPTRLLLRDISSGREIELAAHPTWNLLQPRFSPDGRWMVFHTTNSPSLRQIYAVPVVSEEPAPVDAWIPIVRDFGVQPSWSSDGSAIYYFSSRDGALCAWRQPLDPGTKRPVGSPQAVQHFHQARLRAPFAAGAQTSNHVAAGYLYVTLAASAANIWMLDR; translated from the coding sequence TTGACCGATCCCCTCGCGCCCTCATCCAGCCAACCAGGCGGTCGCCTGGACTCGTGGAAGGAGATCGCGCGTTATCTGAGTCGGGACGAGAGCACCGTCCAGCGGTGGGAGAAGCGCGAGAGCATGCCCGTGCATCGTCATCAGCATGACAAGCGCGGATCGGTGTACGCCTACCCTGCCGAACTGGACACGTGGTGGCAAGGCCGGCGGCAGCAACTCGAGCCGCAAACGGTCAGCAGCGAGGAGACCGCTCCTGAAGTTCCAAGCGGCGTCCCGTCTGCTGACTTCGCACCCGAGCCAGCCAATCGGAGGCGGCGATGGTGGGTCGGAATTGCGGCGAGCCTCGTGGTGCTTCCGGCGACGTTCCTCGCACTGACGTGGCTGCCGCGACGCTCGGAGCCCGCGGCAGACCCCAGCCGGGCGCTCCTGAGGCTCACGTCGACCTCGGGCGTCAATATCGACCCCGCGCTCTCGGCTGACGGATCGCTGCTCGCGTACGCGTCTGACCGCGGCGGATCAGGTGACCTCGACATCTGGGTACAGCCAACACGCGAGGAGCGACCGAGCCGCGTCACGAGCACGTCGGGTGATGAGCTCGAGCCCTCGTTCTCGCCGGACGGCAGCTCAATCGCCTTCTCCAGAGGAGAAGGGGCCGGCCTTTACATCGTTGCTGTCGCGGGCGGGGAGCCTCGCCTGCTCGTGTCAGCGGTGTCGGCACGCACGCCACGGTTCTCTCCGGACGGACGATGGGTGACGTACTGGACCGGCCCGCCGGTGTGGGTGTCGATTGGAGCGATGACAGTCACGCGGTCGACGGGTCTTTTTGTCATTCCAGCCAGCGGCGGACCCTCGCGCGCGCTTGCACCGGAGTTCCCGCACGCGCGGTTCGGAACATGGTCACCTGACGGCGAGAAGATCCTCTTCCTTGGGGTGCGCGATCGCGATCCGAACCAGTCGTCGCTCGATTGGTACCTCGTTGGCGTCAATGGAGGCGAACCCATCCGAACCGGGGCGCTCGAGGTGCTTCGCACGGGCGGCTTGAAAGGCGTGCCGATTCCAGGGGGGTGGAGCCGGGACGGTTCCGTCATTTTCGCGAACTACGACGAAGGGGCGTCGAACGTGTGGCAGGTGCCGATTTCCCCCGACACGGGTCGTGTCGCTGGAGAGCCTGCAAGGCTGACGTTCGGAACGGCCATCGAACGAAGCCCCACCGTCAACGCCTCCGGTCACGTATTCTTCACCAGCGTGGCCGAGAACGTCGACGTGTGGCGGCTGCCCCTCGACGTCAACACAGGTCTCGCGAAGGGCGCCATCGAACGCGTCACTGACAACGCTGCGAGCGACCGGCTGATAAACATGAGCGATGACGGTGGGACGATGGCGTTCCTCTCCTCCCGGACCGGGCAGGATCAGATCTGGGTCAGAGACATCGACACCGGACGCGAGCGCCAGCTCACGTCTGCGACCGCCCGAGCAGGGCGGATCAACCGCGAGGGGTCCACGGTGGCCGCCGCCAGGCCTGTGTCGGACAGGCCCAGAATCGATCTGATTCCCTCTCAGGGTGGCCCGGGCTCGACACTCTGTGACGACTGCTCTCCCGGCGATTGGTCGCCGGACGGGGCACGCCTGGTGGTTCAACGGGGTACCCCGACGCGCCTTCTGTTACGAGACATCAGTTCCGGGCGCGAAATCGAGCTGGCCGCGCACCCCACGTGGAACCTCCTTCAACCCCGGTTCTCGCCCGACGGACGGTGGATGGTCTTCCACACGACGAATTCGCCCTCGCTTCGACAGATTTATGCGGTTCCGGTAGTCTCCGAGGAGCCCGCCCCCGTCGACGCGTGGATACCGATCGTGCGCGATTTCGGTGTGCAGCCAAGCTGGTCGTCAGACGGATCGGCGATTTACTACTTCTCCTCAAGAGATGGCGCGCTCTGTGCGTGGCGTCAGCCGCTCGATCCTGGAACGAAGCGGCCGGTCGGCAGTCCCCAGGCGGTGCAGCATTTCCACCAGGCGCGCCTGCGCGCTCCATTCGCGGCAGGCGCCCAAACCAGCAATCATGTGGCCGCCGGATATCTGTATGTCACGCTTGCGGCGTCAGCTGCCAACATCTGGATGCTTGATCGGTAA